The following coding sequences lie in one Polynucleobacter sp. HIN7 genomic window:
- the bioD gene encoding dethiobiotin synthase: MMSHSYFVTGTDTEIGKTLVTAALVYKLNVLNSGSACAYKPVVAGTYRNSEGMLCNEDLETYALVQDPAIPQNVICPYVLDTPAAPHLVAAKHGKHLELDRMVQAYQTLQTQIAHVIAEGAGGFLTPIDDRYDLSTFAVRIQVPVILTVGIRLGCINHTLLTVEAIEQRGLKLAGWVANCIDPKMLYLNENITTLQNRIKAPLLGSIAHFPPNLQKKANAPYSIEAIEFAANTIALP, translated from the coding sequence ATGATGAGCCACTCCTACTTTGTCACCGGCACAGATACTGAAATTGGCAAAACCTTAGTTACCGCTGCATTGGTTTATAAATTAAATGTGCTCAATTCAGGTTCAGCGTGCGCCTATAAGCCAGTGGTTGCAGGAACTTACCGCAATAGTGAGGGCATGCTTTGCAATGAGGATTTAGAAACCTATGCACTAGTGCAAGATCCGGCAATTCCCCAAAATGTGATTTGTCCTTATGTACTAGATACTCCAGCCGCACCTCATCTGGTCGCTGCCAAACATGGTAAGCACTTAGAACTCGATCGCATGGTGCAAGCTTATCAAACACTACAAACACAAATCGCCCATGTCATTGCTGAGGGTGCGGGGGGATTTTTAACCCCTATTGATGATCGCTATGATCTATCTACATTTGCTGTACGCATTCAAGTACCAGTGATTCTTACTGTGGGGATTCGTTTGGGTTGCATTAATCACACATTACTGACGGTAGAAGCCATTGAGCAACGCGGCCTCAAGCTGGCCGGTTGGGTCGCCAATTGCATCGATCCTAAGATGCTCTACTTAAACGAAAACATTACGACGCTTCAGAATCGAATCAAGGCGCCTCTATTGGGAAGCATTGCGCATTTCCCCCCGAACTTACAGAAAAAAGCGAATGCGCCCTATTCAATCGAGGCAATTGAATTTGCTGCCAATACAATCGCACTACCCTGA